From Melospiza melodia melodia isolate bMelMel2 chromosome 2, bMelMel2.pri, whole genome shotgun sequence:
GTAATACAGGTGAGTATCTTTAATGCAAGATTAAATCACACGAACAGCACATATACAAGAGATTTTATGGAACAAGATAATCCAAATACAGAAAACCCAATGATGGGGAACAGGAAATACAATTGTGGAAGTGGAGGGGAAAGTGCTTAAATAAAACAGAAACAGTGcttaaacagaaaacaaacaacgTTTGTGAAAACCAcatgaaatatttcaaaatggaTCCCtttggagaagcagcagcaagtGACAGGTTATGACATTTTCTAGGCAATGTGCTGATTTGAAGTTATTTTACACTAGAAAGAATCCAAAGCATGACTAAAGTCAGAAAAGTGAGGTGTGACTTCTTGAAACAGTTTAAACCCTCTCTGGTCAGCCTTAAATATTAAAATGTTTATTATCTGATCATGCAAGAGAGACAGACCAGGTAAGACCAATAGTGCTTCCTATTTATTTTTCATGAGCCTTGCCTGCAAGTTTTTTCAACAATGTCTTAGTACCCAAGGTGCATTTTGCAGAAGTCAGCACTACTTTTGTGTTCAAATTGTGCAGATACGGGAATTCAACAATAAAAACCCTCTATTGAACAAAATTATCTGAAAATGTacttaaacaaaaaaacccttcaaCAATAAAAATGCCATTTGTTGGTTCGTTCTGTCATCTAAACAAGTGTGTGATTAGTGCAGATGAAAACAGGAGTCTGCAACAGTGCAGACTATCAAACATGTTTACAAACTGAAAATAATCACAACATCTTTGTTACTCCTCTGCAGGCAgactcatcctcctcctcctcccaatcAGCAGCCTCCACAAGAGCTGACAGCGACAACAGTGATGACACAAAGTTGTGAAGAGACAAAACTATgccaagaacaacaaaaaagaaacctGCCAAATCTTTTCTTCAGTTCTTCTTTGCTATTCCACCTCTCAGAACTTGGCTGTTCCAAGGAGTACCAGAACCATGAAAGACTGCAAAGCCTGGCTGCAATCAACACTTCAGTGTAACCTGCATCCATTTAACACCCTGCAGTTGTGCTCCACCGGCACAATTTCTGCCTTGTGGAATGGGCACTCATTCACTTCTGAAAAGGCCTAAAGAACTGCAACTTTATAATTAAtgtcctgcagcaggagctggaaatGTTTTATAGATTTGTAAGCATCTTAGGCTGTTATGGATAAGCTCTTAATAAAGAGCAATTGATTTCTGCCCATTTCCCAGGAAAAGGAGCTCTCCAAGGCCATCACCTCAATCTCTGTGGCATCTTTGCTTACAGCAGTACAGCTGCTCTGAAATGGCATTATGATCCTTTTTCCTGCTAACATTGCAGAAACTTCCTACAAACATTAAGCTAACTTTGTAATTCACAACTCGAGATGTTTAATCACTATTTAGTCTCCTCTGCATACAGTTGTGGATGTAATTCAGTCATGCACATTTGTCTAACCCCAAGTCACCACCATGTTGTCCTGAATGTGACACAAATGGTTCTgtaatgctgctgctgtgcactttGCTTCCTTGCTGTACACCAAAGACAATACAAAAATAAATTGTTTAGAGTGGTTATTTTCCCCCCTCCAAATCTTACTCTTATCATCTACAATTTATGTTCCAGAACAATTATAAAACAAAGCCTGAGAAAGTGGCAATGAGAACCTAAAAGTTTAAGTCACAAGAATAAAATTCCTAACATACAATGTAAACAAGGCATGGCAGTGGTCTTCAACTCAACACTGAACTCTACCAAAGAGGAACCCAAAACCTCAGTTCCACTTttgcagagagagaaaagaaagctgACACTCAGTAAGACAAAGCAAATCTCCAGTTCCTAAGGACAGTAGGTAATAGTGATACACACAGTATCATTTCTGCATACAGAAATGGAGTTCACTCCACTCCTGCTGGAACTGCAAATCCCAACCACCTTCTGGCTCAAATCCAGCCAAATCTTTGGGATTGACAAAAAACAACTGTGATACTCACATATTACAAAAGCTTATTTAATTCCACAGACTCAAACATTCAATTCCAGAACTGCTGTCCTCCAAATCCCAATTATAAGTtgattttcaaaacaaaaatcaCATTTCTTGGTGCCTTCTGTGAAGATGAtgttccaacagcaggaggagtTCCCTCAGCCAGCCTACCACACAAGCTCTGATGCCCCTGGACAGTGGTGTATCCAGCATTGCTTTTATTGCCTGGCAATTACCTGTTTCAAGTTTAACACACACACCCCCATCCCTTCCAGCTGTGGCACTGAACAAAACGAGCCACAGAGCTTGGTGATGACACGTGTGGAGGTTCAAGGAGCCAGAACACACAGAGCAGTCCTGTCTCTCCAAGTTGTGCaacccacaggagctgcagcagcgcagcTGACGGGACAGAGAGCAGTGCATGGCTGCAGTTGTGCCTCAGAGGGCCATATGCTTTTCTGGGGCTTGTTTGTGTGCTAAATAGAGGAAGAGGATGCTGGAGAGGGCACTGACTAGGAATATCACATCGAACCAGCGGTGGTAGAAGTTGAACTGGAGCTCTCCCAGCACCTCTGTGATGATGGTGCGGTATTCGGGCGGCATGCTCATGCGGATCAGCAGCACTGAGGACACAAAGTACATCCCCTGCAAGCCAAGGCAGGCACAGCAGTCACTGCCTTGGGCTCTGGGGCTCACAGGGCAGCACACAGAGGTGCTGCCATGTGTTTGAGCACACACGAGGTGTGCATGCAGAAGTGCATGTGGGCGTGCCCACCGTTCTCCATACTCACCATTATCTGTGCCAACAGCAGAACAATAACGTTGGAGGACTTGCTGCTGGAAATGGCATAGAAGAactaggggaaaaaacccaaaaacattgGAAATAAGCAGTCAGGTAAGTCTGATGTGCCTTAGGACAGAGTGAAAGGTACACATTGTTCAGTACCTTTTCATCTCAAAATACCCCATCAAAACCATACATTCTAGAGGGCTACCTGTAAACTACTCTCATAAACCTCAAATTTTCATAAACCCTAGTCTGCATCAATCttccccagccagcagcaccttGTGTTAAAAATCACAGAACAATACAGAGAAGTCTAAGCATGGGTACCAAAGGCCAGGTCAAGTCCTTTCAGTCTACCTTTCAGAGCCCTTCAGTCCTACCAGCAGCCTCAATTAAGTAATGCAAATGCTTTTAATCACCATCTCATCAACCTTACTAATAAGCCTTGGCTACAGCAGCATTTTGAGCCCTTGCTTACATTTAACATCTTATTTAACATCTAGATCCCCTGCTGACAGAGACTGGGGAAATAGCCTGCAAAAGGTATTCTTCCTACCTTCCTCTCTCTGCAAGAATTTATATTCAGATATTTAAACATAAGTACATATTCAACGTTTATACAGTATTTGTTCCATCAGAAGTAAAAGATCTGATAATGAATTTCTCTGTGTAAAACCACTTAAGAGTTCTGGTTCTTACCTTTGTAAGTGTGATTAACAACCCTCTAATAGAGGTAACAATGATTATTCCAACAAGAATAAAGGAAATGTGCTGAGACCAGAATTTTACCTGTATCAATGAAAAGAATACAGTCAAAACTTTAACATTAACTTCATTTACACCACCTAGTATAGCTGCCAATTTTTCAGGGTCTTTGTCTCTCCTAATTGTACAGATAACTATTGTAGACAAGGTTTATATAACAGACATTTTCACAAATGTATTAGCAACTGTTTACTCCAAACACAAGAGAAGGAGATTTAGTTTATACCAATCACAAAGAACCCCATTTTCATAGATTGTGTAAATGACAGAACAACTATTTGcattaaaaaatcaaaattactCTGGAGCTGAATGTATTAATCAAAGCAGATTGTCTAAAGTGCTTCTATttctccaaaacaaaaaaactcacTGCCTCCCTGACAAGACCACAACCCCATCTTAGCATAAAATCAGTGTGAAAGCAACATCCATGGTgcattttcctttcctcctcaGTAAGTCAAAAGGAAAGCCACATTCTCAGGGTCTATCACTTTCTCCCTAGCAGCAGGATGATTTCATTTAGATAAGATATGAATTGCTGAAAAGGCTGCAAGAATTAATAAAGACTCACATCAAACTGGATTCCCAGGTAATTTACAGTGATCTCAATTCCTCTTGTGACTGGATCAGTCTTCCCCACACGGTCAAATACAATATTGATGGTTGCCTGCAAGAGAGATGGATTTACATTCAAAGCAAAAAGGCAAAAGCATTTCTCACTCTCACAGGTGAGGCTCACTGTAGCACCAAGAAAAGGCAGGGGGTGGTCAGATTGCAAAAGCAGCACAAAACACATCCATGTAAGAATTGCTGGTGCAATGCTGTATAGAAAAAGCCAgatccagagctttatttcaATCAAGGGCCAGTTTCTTTCAGAATTTCTGGATTTTAAAGAAACTAGAGCATTACTTAAAGAACTGCATGCACAGCATAATCTATGCAGGGTATATTTGCATGCATccatgaaaaaaatgaaataaaacatttaCATACCATGAAGATTTTCCAGACACAATAGATGgagaaaaaataacccaaaaagtTAAAGTATTTTCCCTGGAAAGTTTTGGAATACTCTATTCTCTCCTGGAAATACAAAATAAGGGAGAAGGAGCAGAACAtttaaaaatgtcattttcaCAATCACCTACAACATAAAATTGTAGTGGAACACCAACAGTAGCAAACACAGCCCTATCTCTCTACATATTTCAATTCAAATTTTCTGAACTCCTAAATGTTAATTCATAAGCTTGTAAATAGTTGTAGGGCCATGGGGCAGACTCAAGGATGGATCTGAACTGTCATCTAGCCccaaaattaaaggaaaagaTCCTCACTCCAGTGCATTACAACATTTCACCATTTGGGTCACAGTTATAACACCAAATAACACCACAGTTATTTGCTGTGTACCTTTGTTGCATGCAAGTCAGCAGTTTCCAGGAAAAGCTGCCGACTCAATTCTTCCAGGGCATCCACTTCTTGCTGGATAAGGGACAGATCTGGCAAACCAACATAGTCAAGGCTAGAACACATCATGAATTCTTCACTGAGAAAACATCCCCACCTTCAGCTCAAGGGCCACATCTAATGGTTTGGTCTCTTCTTACACCCAGATCAGCTTTGTAATTCAGACTTCATGGTCCTCATTAAAACAGCAAGAAAGAAATCTCAAGGATGAACCTGATGCACACTAGCCCAGTTTAAGGAGGTAGGCAGGTCACAGTATTTAGGTAGTtgtgcaataaactctctttctTTGCCTGGGAAACTCATCACAGATTAGAACCAGAGCTCTCAAAAACTCTGGTTCTGCTGCTCCACTTTGACCAGTGTCCCTTGCCAGTGAAGTGCATCCCACAATATGTCATCTCACATCATCTTCATGAACAAAACTGCTGAGTAACTGCTGCAAGAGATTAGTGATTACTATGAATAGTCTGTCAAATAGCCAAATTCTGATTTTAGCAGCTAGTGTGAAAGGAGAGCAAGAAGAGTCCTCAGCCTCAAATATGCAAAAATGCACTTCAAGTGGTTTGACAGAAATCATTGGTAAGCAACTCTGTTAGAGAAGTACAGCCCCTTGTCATTCCCAAGAGATTCCTTCTACagggaactggatgatcttagggtcccttctaacccaaaccattctgtgaatctCTGCTAAGTGTGCACATCTTACTTAGACAATCTGCTGTACACCTCACCCATGGTGATGCAACAGAACATTTATAGAGCAGGGCAGAAACATAAAACTTCTGCCTGTGTCACAGTAAAACTGTGCCCCAGGCCTGGGCAAAAGGTCACAGTGCTAAAGAACAAACTTCCCAGGAGACATCAGGCTTGAAATGTGTTGAAACACAAATGCTTTGTGACTGTCCCAGCTAACATCCTACCTCTCAAAACAAAGAAAGCTGGATGCACCTCCCAAGGCAGGTGCCAGCATGCAGATGAAGGATACTTTCACTGCCAGGAACAGATGTTGTAACACTTTTTATCATTCCCCAGAAGCCAGTGGGTCTGTTATTCACTTCTCCTCTCTGGAACATTGTCCTGTGAGCCACTGCTATCCTGAAAGAGTAGAAAATACAAGTCCTTAGGAATATaatattttcatgaaaaatcaaaacaagaaaaaaagaaaaaaaaaatccaccagtTTCTTAGAAGATGCTGTTAAACTAAATTCACCAAAAAATAGACGAcccttttttcttcccttaaaCACCAATCCTGCTACATAAAATTACCCTGATTAGCTCTGGAGTAAAGCCCAGATCTAATCAAGTGAGATTCAATGAGCCACTTCCCAAGGCTTCCATTCAGGATCCTGTTTCAACCCTAAAGGATTTAAACCCAGTTAAACATTCAGAATTCAAATGGATCTCTCAGTCATATGATTAGCTGCTTTCCTTTCCTCAAACACATGACTGTTATCTCAAGCTCAGGAATCAGAAGACTTCTCATGCTCCTGCCTCCCCTTGGACACCTTTATCAGGACACATCACCTTTTCCATGGAGCCATGAGCTGTGGATGCTGTGCAGAGCCATCTCTGCatgctgtcactcactgctgggCTGCATGACAAGCTGCTGTGAAGCACAAACACACCAATCCATTCTTGGACTGAAGCACTGGATGCTGCAGGCCATCTGAGCGTGACTCCTGAAGTTAATTCCAacactccagcagcagctgctgtgtatCATCCCTCACACTTCCATGTGCACCACAGCATAATCCCCACCAGCACTGCTGCCTTCTGTTCTCCTTCCCTCACATTTCTCCCCACTGAAATTTGTGAGCAAGCTATCCATTCCTAAGCTAAAACTATTCACAGGATTCTCAGGATGATCCATGATTCTGTGGTGTTTAgttcctttcttctccttcttccttcCAGCATTGCCACATTTGGCACTGAGCCCTCTTCAAGGATGTTGATAAGcagtgtaataaaaaaaaaattaaaaatcattccATCATTCCTTTGACATCAGCAAAAGAAACACCCTTAGGGCATCCTACATACAGATAAAAGCACATATGGCCACAGACTACAAACAACAGAGATATTAGAATCCTGACAGCTGCCAAATGTAAGAAATGCCaattaaaagaaatttttaaTCCCTGCTTTCTTCACAGTACACAGATTCACATGGTCCATCCCAAATGATCCACAGCATTGCAGCAAAAATGCAGCAATACCCAGGTGAAACATAAAgacaaatcctttcttttatgaGGTGGCAGGGATCTCTGTATCCACAGAGGAGTTCTGGAGACCTCACAGAAAGGATGCACAGGCAAACCCCACACACTCTGTGTGTGTAGATTGGTAATGACAGCGTGTGGTATTTGTGTGTCACATCAGCTGATCTGGCTCTAACATGACACAAATGAAGCAATGCCATCAGAATGCTGCATTTCAAACCTGAGGATTAGTTATGTCACACCTGCAAGAACAAGTATAAAGAATCTGACAGCCTTAGAGGTGAGTTTCCATAAGGCTTTACCTGATGGTGCTCAGGAAGGAGAGAAAAGTGATTCCTGTGCAAAAACCATCAGGACAAACAACTTTCACAGCTATCTCCTACTGACTAGAAAGCCAGCATGAATAAGGGTTGGCATGAGAAGAAATGTCAGTAtcagcaaagaaaacaaaatcttTATGTTCTATTGCCTTACAACTCTTGGTGCTCACTGATAAGTTCTGAACTATCAGTAGTACTGAGAAGGTGGCCAGCACACCACTGACAATTTATGGAACTGCAGCATTACCCTGAGCTGGAAAATATTGCTATTCCCACTTGTTCTGCCAATTACTTGGTTGCATTTGGACTGATAAAATCTAACCTTTTAAATTTGGCTTTACATGAGCAAATAGTCCAATCATGCAAGCCCAAAGCAAAAAAGAGAACAAGAATCTACAGAACTCAAGCTTCTGCTATTTCTCGCATAGTTCTGAGACCACTTAATTTTGCacattgttttgtggtttttgttgagtttttttttaaacatatccATGAGTTTCATTATAATTCCTGAGTGATTAATACAGGGCTCTACATAATGGTTGGGAAGTTGCCATATTCAGAAGATTTCCTGGCCTTAGAGGCATGAATGTGCTAGTTAGTTACAAGCCTCTGGCATCCTGACTTTTACCCCAACACCACTCTCCCTGGACCAAAGATCCAAAAACACTGCACAGAACAAAAGAGCAGAGTCAGAAACAGCACTACACAGTATGTTTTAACTGTGGCATTCTTTGAGAGTGCTTCCAGTCAATTAAATCAATTAAACCTCAGTAATTAAATTCTCTCACTACTTACCATCTCACACATGACCACGAATACAGAGGTAACAGTTGTTCACCACTTAACATTTTCAGAGGGGGAGGGGGTTATGCTTTAACTACACTTCCATGAGCTAATACTCATCAGCAGATCTATACATGGTGATAAATTTGGCAAGGTTAGGCTACCTAAAAGCTGCCCTGCACATGTTAAAAGGTTCCATTGAAACATTAAGGCACCAAAAGTAAAATTGGGAGACTGTTGTGTCAGTCAAACTTTTGAAGTAACTCCAGTAACTGGATTTATTCTGCACTACTAGCAAGACATGAAACATGTAATACTGATGTGAAATATGCAGACAAAAATCTTTCTAGTGTAAATGAAATTATATTGTTTCTGAAAGTAGGTTCTTTTTCAGCTTGGGGGACATGGAATAAGCTAAACCAGTGCCAGCACAGTTCTGATGTACTACAGGATATCCACATTAGCAATGTTTTAAAATTCTGCAAAACTTAATCAGCATGAACTTTGCTGTCTGCAAGAACATAGCTGTGTCCACACCAGCTCACTACCCTGCTGCAGCTTTGACCAGGATCCACATGTACAAACCACTTTCTGCCCTGAAACCACGAgtaagaggagctgcagaggcctAAGGGTCCCTGACTCAGCAGGAGAGAAAGGTGCCCATCCCACAGCTCAGTTATGCTGCCAGCAGAGAGTTACAAATGGTCTTGGAAGCCTGacctgtgacactgcagccaCAAAGGGCACTACTTGGTGTTAAAACAGTCATGTATCAGGCCAGAACAAAACAGCACACAGCTCAACACAACGCAGATTTCAA
This genomic window contains:
- the GPR89B gene encoding Golgi pH regulator B isoform X2, translated to MRKLFKDYEVRQYVVQVIFSVTFAFSCTMFELIIFEILGVLNSSSRYFHWKLNLCVILLILIFMVPFYIGYFVVSNIRLLHRQKLLFACVVWLTFMYFFWKLGDPFPILSPKHGILSIEQLISRVGVIGVTLMALLSGFGAVNCPYTYMSYFLRNVTDADILALERRLLQTMDMIVSKKKRIAVAHRTMFQRGEVNNRPTGFWGMIKSVTTSVPGSENLSLIQQEVDALEELSRQLFLETADLHATKERIEYSKTFQGKYFNFLGYFFSIYCVWKIFMATINIVFDRVGKTDPVTRGIEITVNYLGIQFDVKFWSQHISFILVGIIIVTSIRGLLITLTKFFYAISSSKSSNVIVLLLAQIMGMYFVSSVLLIRMSMPPEYRTIITEVLGELQFNFYHRWFDVIFLVSALSSILFLYLAHKQAPEKHMAL
- the GPR89B gene encoding Golgi pH regulator B isoform X1 — protein: MSFLIDSSIMFTSQVLFFGFGWLFFMRKLFKDYEVRQYVVQVIFSVTFAFSCTMFELIIFEILGVLNSSSRYFHWKLNLCVILLILIFMVPFYIGYFVVSNIRLLHRQKLLFACVVWLTFMYFFWKLGDPFPILSPKHGILSIEQLISRVGVIGVTLMALLSGFGAVNCPYTYMSYFLRNVTDADILALERRLLQTMDMIVSKKKRIAVAHRTMFQRGEVNNRPTGFWGMIKSVTTSVPGSENLSLIQQEVDALEELSRQLFLETADLHATKERIEYSKTFQGKYFNFLGYFFSIYCVWKIFMATINIVFDRVGKTDPVTRGIEITVNYLGIQFDVKFWSQHISFILVGIIIVTSIRGLLITLTKFFYAISSSKSSNVIVLLLAQIMGMYFVSSVLLIRMSMPPEYRTIITEVLGELQFNFYHRWFDVIFLVSALSSILFLYLAHKQAPEKHMAL